One window of the Diachasmimorpha longicaudata isolate KC_UGA_2023 chromosome 9, iyDiaLong2, whole genome shotgun sequence genome contains the following:
- the LOC135166253 gene encoding uncharacterized protein LOC135166253: protein MELQWNAFHILLMLFTVKVSSDDVSPPKTSFFGLEGDANLGHSGYVHVSTDVTSPIFELSSCQNLDINESTCHFAHKLPKSESNLMVMRAWVAATIRDNILGLLGYLLHQPNDDIFREDTYSSLRIVYEEIRKNNIQTMDILPRLKDISKSGHANQVIELFKILQMVLPQFCRSALAEVVQAFTKNRIALENILSPETGDKGIDVFADIGLQIIPFLRSKNTRRTYDRSMNAEMGKEFAIFFSAIQEGRIVLTQPVLAALMLNMRFAELSPEDREDFRYLTDVLRDSKIPDWSPGVIGAVNVKSPHALVEMMMKAIANRPQLDPTVKDIVERLQNRLLKVSKSHRSQLMDPFFSKSELNIPLLLDTLQEEVKIPEVKTFKQMINDRNLSLSYALKGFVRYFYPTPRDLILGFIRRIQDRVPMNNETTDVISKIALALHASTGNISNEEGSEPGKVSMIKRSIKLASHYDLWIPPHLNGNPLGFVDRQDIRSKSCFSNLFAKIAASYGILELKRETLCPEEPQRVSLSAWLESLKTPPISANVTSLLENISTILTSFVKDNEIKAIINDMMTQSSSPDAKLPLNHLPDGNRIMLEDSTKSEGSITDPITNFPTSVVETKKDLLARILRGMLSIKKVRARRFVYYEVIRVYCILIHGAIEPLAQPLLDRLRLDDPPFMNITGLFSESVSEPLKRVISNLSAEGNDSSLSLRDYRTNRLYLTDLLRRILLLESVQQDNDVFNEVVQLLRPIQDLSIEFSPFLGVPFQPIVRTFLQTPGILQKLGEDFDLGRFSSRGRLLRGILEKSLTTLFVRRNESLAKAIRNQIPRILCTGVGAEPVREILEGITTDQVNVYKIIQYGLDRQKLTADVQEAYSNMWNWYDGSFEPLSRVKVMNISLYDTRSDFLRGFLGKVEEKVENDFRGMRADIKLMSSAILMTGTGAEPVDYL from the exons ATGGAGCTACAATGGAATGCTTTTCACATTCTATTGATGCTTTTTACTGTCAAA GTGTCGTCCGATGACGTCTCACCCCCGAAAACCTCATTCTTCGGTCTCGAAGGGGACGCCAATCTCGGTCACAGTGGATACGTCCATGTTTCCACCGACGTGACGAGCCCAATTTTCGAGTTATCCAGCTGTCAAAATCTGGATATCAACGAATCAACGTGCCATTTTGCCCACAAACTCCCGAAAAGTGAGAGCAATCTCATGGTGATGCGGGCATGGGTGGCAGCAACAATTAGAGATAACATTCTCGGGTTATTAGGGTACTTGTTGCATCAGCCTAACGACGATATCTTCCGAGAGGATACGTATTCAAGTCTGAGAATTGTCTACGAAGAAATTCGTAAGAACAATATTCAGACCATGGATATTCTCCCTCGATTGAAGGACATTTCCAAATCTGGTCACGCCAACCAAGTCATCGAACTCTTCAAGATTCTCCAGATGGTTTTGCCCCAATTCTGCCGATCCGCGTTGGCTGAAGTTGTCCAAGCATTCACTAAGAATAGAATTGCTCTGGAGAATATCCTCTCCCCGGAAACGGGCGATAAAGGAATCGATGTGTTCGCTGATATTGGTCTGCAGATAATTCCATTTCTACGTTCAAAAAATACTAGACGAACTTACGACAGATCTATGAACGCCGAAATGGGAAAAGAATtcgccatatttttttctgcgaTTCAAGAAGGCAGAATCGTTCTAACTCAGCCAGTGCTTGCAGCCCTAATGTTGAATATGAGATTCGCTGAATTATCACCGGAGGATAGAGAAGACTTTCGCTACTTGACGGATGTTTTACGCGACAGTAAAATACCAGATTGGTCTCCGGGTGTCATTGGCGCCGTCAACGTCAAATCCCCTCACGCATTAGTCGAAATGATGATGAAAGCCATCGCCAATCGTCCACAGCTCGATCCAACAGTAAAAGACATTGTTGAGAGACTTCAAAATCGTCTGTTAAAAGTATCAAAATCCCATCGCTCACAGCTCATGGATCCCTTCTTCAGTAAATCTGAATTAAACATTCCACTCTTACTTGACACTCTCCAGGAGGAAGTGAAGATtccagaagtgaaaactttcAAACAGATGATTAATGATCGCAACTTGAGCCTGTCCTACGCACTCAAGGGTTTCGTCCGGTACTTTTATCCTACCCCGAGAGACTTAATTCTCGGTTTTATCAGGAGGATTCAGGATCGAGTGCCCATGAATAACGAAACCACTGATGTGATTTCGAAAATCGCATTAGCACTGCATGCGTCGACTGGAAATATCTCCAACGAGGAAGGTAGCGAGCCAGGGAAGGTCAGTATGATCAAACGGAGCATCAAACTAGCTAGCCACTACGATCTCTGGATTCCTCCGCACCTGAACGGGAACCCTCTGGGCTTCGTCGACAGGCAAGACATCCGCAGCAAGAGCTGCTTCAGCAACCTCTTCGCGAAGATAGCGGCTTCATACGGAATCCTAGAGCTTAAGCGAGAGACACTGTGTCCAGAGGAGCCCCAGAGGGTGTCACTATCCGCTTGGTTGGAGAGCTTGAAGACACCTCCAATCAGTGCCAATGTAACATCCCTCCTTGAGAACATCAGCACTATTTTAACCAGCTTCGTCAAAGACAATGAGATCAAAGCTATCATCAACGATATGATGACTCAATCCTCATCACCAGATGCAAAGCTACCACTAAACCATCTTCCAGATGGTAATCGCATTATGTTAGAAGATTCCACGAAGTCGGAAGGGAGTATTACAGACCCAATAACGAATTTCCCTACGTCAGTTGTTGAAACCAAGAAGGACCTGCTTGCCCGGATCCTCAGAGGTATGCTAAGCATCAAGAAAGTCAGAGCTCGAAGGTTTGTGTACTACGAAGTCATAAGAGTCTATTGTATATTGATTCATGGCGCCATCGAACCCCTGGCGCAACCCCTTCTGGACAGGCTGCGTCTGGACGACCCGCCGTTCATGAACATCACAGGATTATTCTCTGAAAGTGTCAGCGAGCCGCTGAAAAGAGTCATTAGCAATCTATCCGCTGAAGGTAATGACTCCTCCCTCAGTCTGAGAGACTACAGGACCAACCGACTGTACCTGACTGATCTTCTGAGGAGGATTCTCCTCCTGGAGTCTGTCCAGCAGGACAACGACGTCTTCAATGAAGTCGTCCAATTGCTGAGACCTATCCAAGATCTCTCGATAGAGTTCTCTCCCTTCCTGGGTGTGCCGTTTCAACCCATCGTTCGGACTTTCCTGCAGACGCCGGGAATCCTTCAGAAATTGGGAGAAGACTTCGACCTGGGGAGGTTTTCGTCGAGAGGTCGCCTGCTGCGGGGGATTCTCGAAAAGTCGTTGACGACATTGTTCGTCCGGCGTAACGAGAGCTTGGCGAAGGCGATTAGGAATCAGATACCGAGGATTCTCTGTACTGGAGTGGGAGCGGAACCTGTCCGGGAAATCCTTGAAGGGATTACAACGGATCAAGTGAACGtatacaaaattattcagtaCGGCTTAGACAGACAGAAATTAACAGCCGATGTACAAGAGGCCTATTCCAACATGTGGAACTGGTATGATGGTTCGTTCGAGCCCTTGTCACGTGTCAAGGTAATGAACATCAGTTTGTACGATACTAGATCGGATTTTCTCCGGGGTTTTCTTGGTAAAGTGGAGGAGAAAGTCGAGAATGACTTCAGGGGAATGAgggctgacatcaaattaatgAGCTCTGCTATTCTGATGACTGGAACTGGAGCGGAACCAGTTGACTATCTATGA
- the LOC135166252 gene encoding uncharacterized protein LOC135166252 yields the protein MMTPSTIFICIVFVISGVIGWRNPITNYEESGRAKRLASDEEELKYYTTPPSYSSEDGTIEGRLFTNKIVKKNENYNVFWPPSAPLGAIVTRQPPDHQPSSKSQTVTPIMKLSPTPAALTTITTPKTTTATAPRAVGRVTVASNDVLEKLEAAIILRENAITVMGYLLQLPRGRLTRHQYASLEMIYNALRQKTIYLYNLLPVLQKMEGRSGSIQFVLLLNELSHNPPLHLSSVINYWIKQITNDNVDLNGLLESMKGSPDLLAGITKKAIELSSIYHPEDELEHYDDDSKVTEEQLGKVYVKIFQQLSLPNAKLPQLLFGLILLDLPNPDGDPVFDEYVKYVAEEAKQQRIPNWNSHGYNPESRDPSSLLGNLIHKICRDGDVSPKMKKILMYILNHFESSGGEHFEDSIMTRQDDDLKLILLPVAPLNFDESIHQLGLKLQYAATDDNQIDRIVGDSSGYIYRYPRDQILSHLAKVQTKLTDGDGEIERIVSALLSNLILIKGISSPVEHYIPLWTVIDVIDEPGADPKIREMINYITHEMYQNVDLWNGVQQVITLDSDQCVYPKKCVLNMLEKMKKILIRQETDPQVIAGFELLISAGYQDIYKEEHSKLICATTTSSTSQVSEEEVHNEEPSRAKLEAASTTALVTQSPTKVQDPVGHEEPSIFEQVNDFLAKHSTSPPTIATTPPPTSPATTASPTTSPTTSPEPPVLPSGPPIPSKLPPHIDPSKCIIFVKSTRGPPVVQTLRTRVDSQVPGAIILPSVLHLEEKPSNNTIILDQCHAQMRRQIVKPLKAMFGKHYVSRMLGKHHWSTHFPTKISVIIDVLRKASWNSQVQTQPMLVSDIEATLEALEFVASYILLPLVAHFMDFDKPVTWVTFGNNTDETFQVNYKKDIVYFARTPPDTYQNSSLSTMPLVNPKHWLEPISEEDPFPGLLPQLSRNTSYEVALRPLVSVFHASIITSLLGDDIIPSWYPNKGALFIWTLHRLRASDKIKSDKVLLDLIENYLRIILPPSIYVRVPSALITSSMHESSGRWTVDLLGLMKALPIPESNSETSVWNGMRDFLSKINLLDELGVPLPPLRSPKGEFLTTIIKTALKSSEVIIDDRIRKALLYYEDKVFHDDEGAGELSWVWIQKFILHTDVHVGQTIAEVLPYDSIPQDKKEAYNELVTDLAKNPHLLEVHNELPVGSNVSKGAFVHDYLLYLLKQRDLSPGARKSIGELLPYVMLTEAGARAMPAARVEVVH from the exons ATGATGACTCCATCCACGATATTCATTTGCATAGTGTTCGTCATATCTGGTGTCATTGGATGGAGAAATCCCATC ACGAATTATGAGGAGTCAGGGAGAGCAAAACGATTG GCATCGGATGAAgaagaattaaaatattacACAACTCCCCCGTCATATTCTTCGGAAGATGGGACCATCGAAGGTCGACTTTTTACCAATAAAATTgtcaagaaaaatgaaaattacaatgTCTTCTGGCCACCAAGTGCTCCACTGGGTGCGATAGTTACTCGTCAACCGCCTGATCATCAGCCATCATCAAAGTCTCAAACGGTAACGCCTATAATGAAACTTTCACCCACACCTGCAGCTTTAACAACAATAACAACACCAAAAACTACTACAGCAACAGCACCTAGGGCTGTTGGACGAGTTACAGTCGCTTCAAATGATGTACTGGAAAAGTTGGAGGCTGCAATAATCCTACGCGAGAATGCAATAACCGTTATGGGCTATCTCCTTCAATTACCCCGTGGGCGATTAACGAGGCATCAATACGCGTCACTCGAGATGATTTATAATGCACTGCGACAGAAAACCATCTACCTATACAACTTACTTCCAGTATTACAGAAAATGGAAGGGAGAAGTGGATCGATACAATTTGTCCTTCTGTTGAATGAACTGTCGCACAATCCGCCACTGCATTTATCATCAGTTATCAATTATTGGATAAAGCAGATCACAAACGACAATGTTGATTTGAATGGTCTTCTGGAGTCTATGAAAGGCAGTCCAGATCTCTTGGCGGGAATTACCAAGAAAGCGATAGAATTATCCAGCATTTACCACCCAGAAGACGAGTTGGAGCACTATGACGATGATTCCAAAGTTACAGAAGAACAATTGGGAAAGGTTTACGTGAAAATCTTCCAACAACTGTCTCTACCAAATGCAAAACTTCCCCAATTACTGTTTGGATTAATCCTTTTGGACTTGCCCAATCCTGATGGAGATCCCGTCTTCGATGAGTACGTTAAGTACGTCGCGGAAGAAGCGAAGCAACAGAGAATTCCTAATTGGAATTCTCACGGTTACAATCCAGAGAGTAGAGATCCCTCCAGTCTACTTGGTAATTTAATTCACAAAATTTGCAGAGACGGTGACGTCTCGCCCAAGATGAAGAAGATTTTAATGTATATTTTGAATCATTTCGAATCATCTGGAGGTGAACATTTCGAAGATTCTATCATGACTCGTCAGGATGATGacctgaaattaattttgctgCCGGTGGCACCGCTCAACTTTGATGAGTCAATACACCAATTAGGATTAAAATTACAATACGCTGCAACTGATGACAATCAGATTGATCGCATTGTGGGTGATAGCAGTGGATACATATATCGTTACCCGAGAGACCAAATATTGTCTCATCTAGCAAAAGTGCAAACAAAATTAACCGATGGGGATGGGGAAATTGAGAGAATTGTATCGGCATTGTTATCCAATTTAATTCTGATCAAAGGCATTTCATCCCCAGTAGAACATTACATACCCCTGTGGACGGTTATCGATGTTATTGACGAACCAGGAGCTGATCCAAAAATTCGagaaatgattaattacaTCACTCACGAGATGTATCAGAATGTGGATCTGTGGAATGGAGTACAACAAGTCATTACCCTGGACAGTGATCAATGTGTTTACCCGAAGAAATGTGTGTTGAATATGCTggagaagatgaaaaaaattctgataaggCAAGAGACAGATCCTCAAGTGATAGCAGGGTTCGAATTGTTGATTAGTGCTGGTTACCAGGACATTTACAAAGAAGAGCATAGCAAACTCATCTGCGCCACCACGACATCTTCTACTTCTCAGGTTTCAGAGGAAGAGGTGCATAATGAGGAGCCTTCTAGAGCTAAGTTAGAGGCTGCATCCACTACAGCGCTGGTAACTCAGTCACCTACAAAGGTACAGGATCCAGTAGGACATGAAGAGCCTTCGATCTTCGAACAAGTTAACGATTTTCTTGCAAAGCATTCGACATCTCCACCAACAATAGCAACAACTCCTCCACCAACGTCTCCAGCAACGACCGCATCACCAACGACATCACCGACGACGTCTCCTGAGCCTCCAGTATTGCCCTCTGGTCCTCCAATACCATCAAAGTTACCACCTCACATAGATCCCTCAAAATGCATCATCTTCGTGAAATCCACGAGGGGACCACCAGTCGTCCAAACCCTGCGAACTCGAGTTGATTCCCAGGTACCAGGAGCCATTATTCTTCCTTCAGTCCTTCACCTGGAGGAGAAGCCCTCCAACAACACAATTATCTTGGACCAGTGTCACGCACAAATGCGACGTCAAATTGTGAAACCCCTGAAGGCGATGTTCGGTAAGCATTACGTCAGCAGGATGTTGGGCAAGCATCACTGGTCTACTCACTTTCCCACGAAGATATCTGTGATCATTGACGTGTTGCGAAAGGCTTCTTGGAACAGTCAAGTGCAGACTCAGCCGATGTTGGTGAGTGATATCGAAGCAACACTAGAAGCTCTTGAGTTCGTAGCATCATATATTCTATTACCACTGGTGGCTCACTTCATGGACTTCGATAAGCCCGTGACTTGGGTGACCTTTGGCAACAACACGGACGAGACCTTCCAGGTAAATTACAAGAAGGATATCGTATATTTCGCTCGCACCCCACCTGATACCTATCAGAACAGTTCACTGTCGACAATGCCTCTGGTGAATCCAAAACACTGGCTAGAACCAATTTCCGAAGAAGATCCTTTTCCGGGTCTTTTGCCCCAGCTGTCAAGGAACACGAGCTACGAAGTAGCACTTCGGCCATTAGTATCAGTATTCCACGCATCTATCATAACCTCATTATTGGGCGATGATATCATTCCCTCCTGGTACCCAAACAAAGGAGCTCTATTCATTTGGACCCTCCACCGGCTGCGAGCATCGGATAAAATTAAATCCGATAAGGTTTTATTGGATCTCATCGAAAATTACTTGAGGATTATCCTACCTCCGAGTATATACGTTAGAGTACCCTCAGCTTTAATAACCAGTAGTATGCACGAGTCGAGTGGCCGTTGGACTGTTGATTTACTTGGGTTAATGAAAGCACTTCCAATACCCGAGTCTAATAGTGAAACTAGTGTATGGAATGGTATGAGAGATTTTCTCTCCAAGATCAATTTACTTGATGAATTGGGTGTGCCCTTGCCACCGTTGAGATCACCCAAAGGTGAGTTTCTAACTACCATTATCAAGACTGCGTTGAAATCTTCAGAAGTTATTATCGATGATCGAATCAGGAAAGCTCTGCTCTATTATGAAGACAAGGTCTTTCATGATGATGAGGGGGCTGGGGAGCTGAGTTGGGTTTGGATTCAGAAATTTATCCTGCATACGGACGTCCATGTTGGTCAGACTATTGCCGAAGTCCTTCCCTACGACAGCATCCCCCAGGATAAGAAGGAAGCGTACAATGAGCTCGTCACAGATCTTGCGAAAAATCCACATCTACTTGAAGTCCACAACGAATTGCCGGTGGGCAGCAATGTCTCTAAAGGGGCCTTTGTCCACGACTATCTCCTGTACTTGTTGAAACAACGGGATTTATCACCAGGTGCTAGAAAAAGTATTGGGGAGCTGCTGCCGTATGTGATGCTAACCGAAGCTGGTGCTAGAGCTATGCCAGCGGCTCGCGTCGAAGTGGTACATTGA
- the LOC135166256 gene encoding uncharacterized protein LOC135166256 — MRRCVVAVKRATTQKIAPLSRLALLILLKFRRMITLLVTMSLTMLTESMWDFGKVSGSRADRFVLAFTLTFSTSSSSCYHEHVSVLATRGLNPHVHLQPEIQRYERWCDDSRY, encoded by the exons ATGCGCAGGTGCGTCGTAGCTGTTAAAA GAGCCACCACACAGAAGATAGCACCTCTGTCGCGGTTGGCACTCCTCATCCTCCTCAAGTTTAGGAGAATGATAACACTGTTGGTGACAATGTCATTGACTATGTTGACAGAATCAATGTGGGATTTTGGGAAAGTGTCAGGGAGCCGGGCGGATCGATTTGTCTTGGCTTTCACGCTGACTTTTTCCACTTCCTCCTCGTCATGTTATCATGAACATGTCAGTGTGCTTGCTACACGTGGGCTTAATCCACACGTACATCTACAACCGGAAATTCAGCGGTACGAGAGGTGGTGTGACGATAGCCGGTACTGA